GGGCAAGCGCCTGTTCACAAGCGTCGCGAGCGCAGACGGGGCAAGGCGAAAGCGGGCGAGGAAGCGCAGTTGAGTCGAGTCTCAATGAGCATTCCGAGCCTGCTTTCAACGCAGCAGCGTCAAGCGCAGTAGCTTGTGGACAGGCGCTGCAGCCCAAGCAGATCACTGCCTTCCTGCTCGGCCTCAACAGCAAGATCGCCACCTTCAGCCTGCAACGAGAAATCAATGAATTCCGCGGCGAGCCGCTGCTGGCGATCCTACCAGGCGTAGCTCTGCAGGAGCTGTGGAACCTGATGGGTACGGCCGAAAAAGCACTGTTCGTGGTCTCGCTGTTCGTCGTGCTGACCGGTCTGATCGGCATGCTCACGGCGATTCTCACCAGCCTCAACGAGCGCCGCCGGGAGATGGCCATTCTGCGTTCGGTAGGCGCCCGCCCCTGGCATATCGCCAGTCTGCTGGTGCTTGAGGCCTTCACTCTGGCGCTTGCCGGCGTGACCTTCGGTGTCGCGCTGCTCTATCTGGGTATCGCCGGCAGCCAGGGCTTCGTCCAGGCCAATTACGGTCTGTATCTGGCACTCAATGCGCCGTCGAGTTACGAATGGAAACTACTTGGTGGCATTCTCGCCGCAGCCGTGGCGATGGGCAGCGTGCCGGCCTGGCGGGCCTATCGGCAGTCGTTGGCCGATGGGTTGTCGATAAGGCTCTAAGGAAAAGTTGAGAGCGCCTGTCGTACACTGCACAGGCGTTCTCACTACGAGGTTCCTCATGTCCCGCCCCCTGCTCGCCACCCTGCTGCTGAGCCTGGCACTACCGCTGGCCGCCGCTGATGTGCGCGAACTCACCTGGTCCGAGCTGATTCCGCCGGATGCTCCGCCGCAGGTCATCAACCCTGCGCCGATCCACGACCTCTCTCAACTGGCCGACGCGCTGGCCGAGTCCGGGCCGGCCGCCATGCAGCAATCGCCGGCCGCACCAGTGGTCAAGGAGCTCAATGGTCAGCAGGTGAAGGTGCCCGGTTATATCGTGCCGCTGGATGTGACTGACGAAGGCCGGGTGGTGGAGTTTTTGCTGGTGCCCTACTTCGGCGCCTGCATTCACGTACCACCACCGCCCTCGAACCAGATCGTTCACGTCACCAGCGAGCTCGGCGTACTGCTCGACGCGTTGTACCAGCCGTTCTGGGTGGAAGGCCCGCTGAAAACCGAACATGTCAGCAGCGAGCTGGCCGAAGTTGGTTATAAGATGGAAGCGGACAAGATCTACGCCTACGAATTGCCGGATAACTGACCCTGCCGGGCATTCGTAGGTGTGACTGTAGGAGCGGCTTCAGCCGCGAAAAGATTCGCGGATAAATCGGAACGCCGCCCGCCGCTCCTACAAATACGCCACCCAAGAAAAAGCCAGACCCAGGGGCCTGGCTTTTTACTTGGTGCGCGCGGCGCATCCTACCGTAGGGTGCGCCGTGCGCACCGAGAACGACTCAACTGCGACTGGCGACCCGGTTCTCCCGCTCGAAGCGCAGCTCGCTTTCCGCCCATTGCCGCCAGGAGCGCACCTTGGCTCGCTCGGCACCACCACGCTCGGCACGCGCCAGTGCATCCAGGCCGGCCTGCCAGCGCGCCTGTTCCAGCTCCAACTGCGCGACATAAAGCCAATGTTTGCCATTACCGCTGCGCTCGGCCAACGGGCGCAGCACGCGTACCGCAGCAGAACGATCACGCGCCTGCCACCAGAACAACCCCAGGCACTCCTGGCGCGCGGCGGTGTTGGCCAGCAGACCACTGTCGAGCATCCCGGCCAGCAGCTTGGCACCCTGCCAGGGCTGGTCGGCAGCGCCAGCCAGCAGCACCAGGTTGTCCAGCTCGGACTCGCTGAAACGCAGGCCCTTGCTATGCGCCGCACGCAGGGTCGCCAGCGCCTTGTCATTGCTACCGGCCATCTGCTGCAGGCCAGCCAGCTGACGCCAGCCCTTGGCTTCGTTCGGCTGGCGCGACAGCAACTGGCGCTGCCAGCGCTCGGCATGGGCATAACGTTTCAGGTCGGCATTGGCACCCACCAGAAACTGCAGCCAGATATCGGCGGCGTTGGGGTTGGCCTGCACGTATCGCTCGGCCAGCGGCAACGCCTTGGCCGGCTGGTTCATGCCCTGATAGGCCTGCACCAGCATTTGCAGCACCTCCTCGGAGGCATTGCCCTGATTCGGTGCCAGCAACTCGACAACCTTGGCGTAGCGGCGCTCGCCCAGGTTGAGCTTGGCCAGATTGAGACGCTCGCCAGCCAGCATTTCATCGTCAAGCTTGCCGCTACGCACAGCCTTGTCCAGCCAGTCGATGGCCTGAGCATTGTTGCCGGCCGACCAGGCCACATAGGCCTTGCTACGCCAGACCAGTGCCTCTTCGAGGCTGCCGCTCTTGGCCTGGACGCCGTCGAGTGCGCGCTGTGCGGCGGCGTAGTCGCCTTTCTGCTGCGCAACCTGCGCCGTATTCAGGGCCTTGAACACAGCCGGATCGACGGTCTGCTGAGCCATGCCAGGCACGGCCGCAGCACTGAGCATCACGAGCAACAACCAACGATACATGGTCAGCTCCTTTCCAGACGGAAGTAGAGGGTTTTTACCGCCTCGCGGTCTACAGCCAGACCACCCTCGGTACGTGGCGCGAAGCGCCAGCGAGAGGCGGCACGGCGCGCTTCGCGCTCGAACACGTTACGCGGATTGGCCTCCAGCACACGGATGTTTTCAACGTTGCCGGAACGATTGATGGTGAACGCCAGTTTGACGAAGCCTTCAATGCCACGCTGCAGGGCGTATCGCGGGTAATCCGGGCGCACGTCATTGAGCGGCATGACTTCGCTCTCCATCCCGCCCATCTGCCCACCGGCCTCGGCTGCCTCACTCGGCGGCGTCGGTGCCGGAGCACCCGGTGCAAGACCGGACAAGCTCGGTGCCGGCGCGCTGTTGACGGCAATACCACTGGCCAGGCTGGGCAGTTGGATATCCAGCGCCGGCAGGCTGGCATTCGGCGTGGCCGTTTGCGGCGTCGGTGGCGTGGGTGGCTGCGGCGTCTGCGGTTGCGGCGGCTGCGGTGCCTGCTGACGGGTGCGGCTGGCGGTCTCGCTGGCGTTACCGTCCATGCGCACGAAATTGGCCACGCTGACCGGTTCCTGACTCACCTTGGCGCTCGGTGGCGCGACCATGTACAGCATCAGGGCGAACAGCCCCAAGGCCATCAGGCAGGCGCCGAGAAAAGACAGCGGCAGGCGCATCAGTTGACTCCGCTACCAGCGGCCAGAGCGACATCCTGCACACCGGCCAGACGCGCCTGATCCATCACCTGGACGACCAGGCCGGTACGCGCATCCTGATCGGCCTGCACCACCACGGCACCATCCGGCTGGTCGACGCGCATGCGCTCGACATGCGCCCGTACGCTGCGGATGTCCACCGGCTGCTTGTCCATCCAGATCTGCCCGTCGGCGGTGACGGCAATGAGGATATTGCCCTTGTCCTGCGGGCTGGCGGTTTCCGCCTGCGGGCGCTGCACTTCGACGCCAGACTCACGAATGAAGGAGCTGGTGACGATGAAGAAGATCAGCATGATGAAGACCACGTCGAGCATCGGCGTGAGGTCGATACCGGTGTCTTCGTCCTGCTGGTGGTGACGACGCATTCTCATGTTGGGCGATCTCAGTCGTGACGCAGCTGGTCGGCCAGCCGCTCGATGGCCTGACTGGCTTCGCGTTCGAGGCGCGCCAGGCTGAACAATCCAGGAATGGCCAGAACCATGCCGGCCATGGTCGGCAGGGTCGCCTGCCAGACGCCTGCGGCCATGCCGCGTGGGTTACCGGTGCCGTTGAGGGCGAGCACATCGAACACGGCGATCATGCCAAGCACGGTGCCAAGCAGGCCCAGTAGCGGATACAGCGCCACCAGGGTCTTGCCCAGGCGCAGCGGCGTCGCCAGTTGCTGACGCGCCTGCGCCAGCCAGGCCAGGCGTACCGCGCGCTGCCAGTTGCCGTTGTCATCGGCGAGCACCTGCTGCCAGGCCTCGCGACGCTCCTGCACCCAGCGCGGGAAAATCCTGCGCATGTACCAGAAGCGCTCGAACACCAGGGTCCAGAACACCACGCAGAGCACTGCCAGCGCCCACATCACCACGCCGCCAGCGCTCATGAAGTCGAGCAGTGCATGGGCACTGTCGACTGCACGCAGCCAGAAGGCGAACAGATCACTCACGGCGCGGCGCTCCCGACAGGTGCAAGGCAATGAGGCCGGCGCTCTGCTGCTCCAGAATCTGGATCAGGCCCTTGCTACGGCTGGCCAGCAGGCTGTGCAGGAACAGCAGCGGAATGGCCACCACCAGACCGAGCACGGTGGTTACCAGCGCCTGGGAGATACCGTCGGCCATCAGGCGCGAGTCACCGCCACCGCTCTGGGTGATGGCCTGGAAGGTGACGATCATGCCGGTCACGGTACCCAGCAGGCCGAGCAGCGGTGCCACGGCGGCGAGCAGCTTGAGCAGGCCCTGGCCTTTTTCCAGCGGCGGTGTCTCCTGCAGGATCGCTTCGTCGAGCTTCAGCTCCAGGGTTTCCAGATCCGCCAGTTGCGGCTTGGCGCCCAGCACGCCGATCACGCGGCCCAGCGGGTTGTCATTGCGCGGCGCGCTGAGGTCGTGTATCTGCGCCTTGACGCCGCTACCAACGCGAGCCAGGTAGACCATGCGCCACACAGCGAGAAGCAGGCCGAAAGCACCCAGCACGACGATCACCCAACCGACCAGACCACCCTGTTGCAGACGGTCCCACAGAGTCGGTTGCTGCTGCAGCTGCGCCAGCAGGCTGCCACGGCTCGGATCGATGGGCAGCGTGGCGAGCGCATCGGTACTGCTCAGGTAGTCCTTGACCTGGCCCAGGCCGGACGGCTGACGCGGCGGCGCCACCAGTTGCCCGGCATCGGCGTCGTAACGCAGGAAGGCATCCTCGCCATACACAGCGAAGGCGCCAACACGCAGTACCTGCTGCTCCTGACGCGAACCATCTGCACTCACCACCGGCAGTTGCAGGCGCTCGATACGGCCGCTGGCAGCCAGGTCTTCGAGCAGCAGCATCCAGTAGCCGTCAAGATCGTCAGCGGACGGCAGCGAGCGGCTTTCGGCCAATGCTTTGAGGCGCGTCAGACGCTCCGGATACTGGGCGTTGAGCAGACTGTCCTGCCATTGACCAGCGACATCACCCGCGCTCTGGCGCACCACGCCAAACAGCTCACCGAGGTGACCAACGCGCTGTGCCAGCAGTTTTTCCTGCTCGGCCAGTTCGACCTCCTGCCGGTCGAACTCGGCCTTGAGGCGTTCGCTTTCGGCTTTCTGGGTATTCAGCGCGGAACGTGCGGCAGCCAGCAACTGCGCCTGCTCACTACGTTTGGCGAGAAACGCCTGCTCGCGCTCCCGCATGGCGCTAACTTCGGCAGCGCGCTCGCTACGGATGCGCTGCAGCAGTTGATCGGGGTTGAGGGTTTCGGCCACGGCGGCCAGTGCCGGCAACAGGCTGAGCGCCAATACGGCTACAACACGACGACTCATTGTGCGGCCTCCTCGGCCAGGGTCTTGATCGGCAGGGACAGCACGGCGGGCGCCTGTTGCTGACGGGCGATGGCGATGGCCTGGGTCAACGGACGACGCGCGCTACCATCGAGCACTTCCCAGGCGTCGGACTGCGGGTTCCACCAGCCGCTCTCATGAGCATCGAGGGTCTGGTAATAGAGCATGCTGCGACCCAGACGCAGGAACTCGACGCTACGCGAGCCGCCATCGGCCTGGTTCAGTTCGCCACGCCAGGCCTCCAGGGTGCGACCGTAGTCGCTTTCAATCTGGTAAGCCTCGAGGATGCGGCGATATTTGTCGGCCAGGCTGACATCGGCGCGCGGTAGCAGGTCCTGCAGCTGAGCCAGACGGTCTTCACGTTCCTCGGGCAGGAACGGCAGGTCCGCGGCGATGAACTCACCCAGCACCTCAACCATCTTGACCATCTGCGGGCTTACCGCTTCCTGGGTGCGTTCGATGCCATCGAGCTGCTTCTGATAACTGGCCAGCTCCTGACGCTGGGCTTCGACCAGGTCACGAAGTTGACTGTTATAACCTTTCAAAGCCTCAGCCTGCTGCAAGGCATTTCGGTACTCATTGAGCATCTCACGGCTGGCGTCATCCAGCTGTTCAACACGGCCCTGGGAGGCTTTCGCCTCGGCGGCCAGGCGCTGGCTTTCGTCGAGCGCAGCATCCAGCGGCGCGGCGAGCAGCGAGCCGCTGCTCAACATCAGTGCCACGACCAGGGAACGGTGGGGGAAGCGATTCATGCGCAGAGGGTCCTCGACAGACGGGCTTGCTTCAAAAAGAGAAACATTATCATCTACAGACGCATTCGAAGCAATGGACAAAACACCGCAGCAGAGCCCGTCGATCTATTGAGCCAGGTCAAAAAGTGAATTGTTGCTTGGCTTAGCATTGATTTCAGCCAAGACACACAACCGACTCGAACTGGAGCTCGCTATGTACAAGTCACTGTTCACTGCCTCACTGCTGGCCCTGGCCATCGCCTCCCCCATTGCTCAAGCCCACCAGGCTGGCGACATCATCGTCCGCGCCGGCGCCATCACCGTCGATCCGCACGAAGACAGCTCAAACGTCAAAATTGGTGGCGTAAAAGCTGCCGGGACCGCAGCGACACTCGATAGCGATACCCAACTGGGTCTGAACTTCGCTTACATGCTCACCGACAAGCTTGGTATCGAACTGCTGGCTGCCACACCGTTCAGCCACGACGTTGGCACCAAAGGTCTCGGCGGCCTGAAACTGGGCTCGGTCAAGCATCTGCCACCGACCCTGAGCCTTGTCTACTACCCGCTCGACAGCAAGTCGGCCTTTCAGCCTTACGTCGGTGCCGGCATCAACTACACGTGGTTCTTCGACGACAAGCTCAGCAGCGAAGCCGAAGGTGCCGGTTTCCGTGGCCTGGACATGAAGGACTCTTGGGGTTGGGCTGCACAAGTCGGTGCCGATTACATGCTGACCGACAATCTGATGATCAACGCCCAGGTGCGCTACATCGATATCGACACCACCGGCACCACCTATCTGGCCGGCGACAAGGTCAAGGTCGACGTGGATGTCGACCCCTTCGTCTACATGGTCGGCCTGGGCTACAAGTTCTGATAGCCCACGCAGAAACGAAAAAGCCGGCGACGCCGGCTTTTTTTCGTGAACTCGATTTACAAACCGAGCAGTTGGCGCAATCCTTCACACAGCGGCGTCTGCTCTGGCAGGCGGTAATGGGCCTGCAGGCGCGCATTGTCGGCACGCGAGTGGCGGATATCACCGGCACGGGCCGACAAATGCGTCACCTGCGGCAAGCCGCCACAAAGCGCGCCGATCTCCGCCAGCAATTGATTGAGGCTTACCGCCTGGCTCCACCCCACGTTGACCGGATCACTCACCACCTGATCGTTGAGCAGCGCCTGCATCAACAGCACAACCAGATCACCGACGTAGAAGAAATCTCGGGTCTGTTCGCCGTCGCCGAAGACGCTGATCGGCAGCCCCTGCTGCGCACGCTGGGTGAAGATGCTGATCACCCCGGAGTACGGCGAGGACGGGTCCTGGCGCGGGCCGAAGATATTGAAGAAACGAAACACCGCCGGTTCCAGGCCATGCTGACGACGGTAGAAGTCCAGATAGTGTTCGCCGGACAGCTTGTCGGACGCGTAAGGCGTCAGCGGCGCCTTGGCAGTGGCTTCGTCGATTGCCACGCCCTCGCCGTTGTTGCCGTAAATAGCCGCGCTGGAGGCATAGACCACACGTCGCACACCATGCTGACGCATGGCCTCGCAAACATTCAGGGTACCGATGAAGTTGCTCTGGTGCGTGGACACGGGGTCATCCACCGAGGCCTGCACCGACGCCACCGCTGCCAGATGCGCTACCCCTGAACAACCGGCGACCGCCTGCGCGACCACTTCAGCATCAGCGACATCGCCCTCAATGAAGCGCAAGCGCGGATTGTCCAGCGGCAGGTTGCTGCGCTTGCCCATGGACAGATTGTCCAGCACTCGCACTTCGTGGCCAGCGGCCAGCAAGGCATCGACCAGGTGCGAGCCAATAAAGCCAGCGCCGCCAGTTACGAGAATTTCAGCCATGACGGTAATAACGATCCAAAAGCGCTGGCAGACCGGAGCGCCAGGCGCGCGGCTTGATGCCGAAGGTGTGAAGAATCTTCTTGCAGGCCAGCACGGCGTGTTGCGGTTCATCGGCTGCATCCGGGCGAGCAGCGTGCGCCTGCGGCGCGACGTCCTCGACCAGATTGCTGCGATAGTGACGCGCCTCGCTCAGCACCGCCTGCCCCAGGCTCAGCGATGTGCTGGTCTCGTGGCCACCGTAATGATAGGTGCCCCACAGCGGCGACTCGCAATCTAGTTGCTTGAGCACGGCCAGAATCACCCGTGCGGCATCGTCCACTGGCGTCGGGTTGCCGCGCCGGTCATCGGCGAGATAAAGGGCATCGTCGCGCTCGGCACGTAATAGAAAGCGCCCCAGCAACCCTTCACGACTGTCATCGAGCAGCCAGCCAAAGCGCAGCAACACATGACGCGGACAGATCGCCCGCACACTCTGCTCCAGCCGCCACAGCGCCTGACCGCGCAGCCCGAGGGGCAGCGGCTCTTCCTTCTCGCTGTAGGCGGTGACCCGCGCGCCATCGAAAACCCGGTAGCTGGACGGCTGCAGCAAGACGATGCCGTGGTGCTGACACAACTCGGCCAGCCGCTCCACAGCGCGCTCCTGCGTTTGCAGGCGCGACTCGGCCACCGACTCAGCCTGGAACCAGTCGAAGTAGTAAGCCAGGTTGATCAGTGCATCCGGGCGGGTATCGTCGAGCAGCTCAGTCAGGCTGGCGGCATCCCAACCGTCTTCCGGCGGACGAGGCGCGAGGAAGCCGATGTCTTCCTCGGCGCCAAGACGGATCAGCGCTTGCCCCAGGGCACTACCGCCGCCAAGCAGCATCAGGCGCATTCGCATAGGCTAGAGCCCGCTCAGATCAGAACGGGATATCGTCATCGAAGCTGTCGTAGTCAGGCGCTGGCTGGGCCTGCTGCGGAGCAGGACGCTCCTGACGCGGAGCATGCTGCGGCTCACGCTGCGGAGCCGGACGCGATTGACGCGGAGCGCCACCTTCGTCGCCGCTAGGACGACCGCCCAGCAGCTGCATGGTGCCCTGCATGTCGACGATGATCTCGGTGGTGTAGCGCTTGATGCCGTCCTTTTCCCACTCGCGGGTCTGCAGCTTGCCTTCGATGTACACCTGCGAACCCTTGCGCAGGTACTCGCCGGCGATCTCGGCAACCTTGCCGAACAGCGCAACGCGGTGCCACTCGGTCTTCTCGACCTTCTGCCCGGTCTGCTTGTCGGTCCACTGCTCGCTGGTGGCCAGGCTCAGGTTGGTCACTGCGTTGCCGCTGGGCAGGTAGCGTGTTTCCGGGTCCTGGCCGCAGGTACCGACCAGAATGACTTTGTTAACCCCACGGGCCATAACGTTCTCCTAGACTCCTCACGCCCCGGGCGCCGATGCGATCAGGCGCTCGATTGACGTGCGATCCACTTGTTGGGTATCGACTTTAATGTAGATGGCCGCTTCATCGACCACCACCACGGCGTCCGCCACTCCCGGCGTCGCCCTGAGGCGTTCGACCAGTCCGACATCGGCCAGTGCCGCGGCATCGAGCGGCAGGCGCAAACTGGTCACGTACGGCGGTTCGCGCATAGTAACAGCAATAGCCAGCCAAATTGCACAGAGCGCTGCGCAGCCGATGAAGACACCGCCAAGGCCAACGTGCTGATACAGCCAACCGCCAAGAATGCCGCCCAATGCCGCGCCGAGGAACTGACTGGTGGAGTACACCCCCATCGCCGTGCCCTTGCCTCCAGCTGGCGCCACCTTGCTGACCAGCGACGGCAGCGAGGCTTCGAGCAAGTTGAACGCGGTGAAGAACACCACGATGCCCAGTACCAGCGCACGCAAACTGCTGCCGAAGAAGGCAAAGTAAAGCTCGCAGACCAGCAATACGCTGACGGCGCCGAGCAGCACGCGCTTCATCTGGCGTTTTTTCTCGCCGTAAATGATGAAGGGCACCATGCCAAAGAAACCGATCAACAGCGCGGTGAGATACACCCACCAGTGTTCCTCCTTGACCAGTCCGCCCTGCTCCACCAGCGCCAGCGGCAGGGCGACGAAACTGGCCATGAGCACTGCATGCAAGGCCAGGATGGCGAAGTCCAGGCGCAACAAATCGGCGTGCTTGAGCGTCGGCCACAGCGCCTGCGCCGCTACGCCGGACTCGCGATGTTGTAGCGGGCCGGCGTCTTTGGGCACGATGCCAGCGACGATCAGAATGCCGAGCAACGCCATCGCCCCGGTGGCCCAGAACAGCCCGGACAGGCCGAAGGCGCGAGTCAGCAGCGGGCCAATGACCATGGCCACGGCGAACGACAGGCCAATGCTCATGCCGATCATGGCCATGGCCTTGGTGCGATGTTGCTCGCGAGTCAGGTCCGACAACAGTGCCATCACCGCCGCGGAAATCGCGCCAGCGCCCTGCAGCACGCGTCCGGCGATAACGCCCCAGATCGAATCGGCATTGGCCGCCAGCACGCTGCCAGCGGCGAAGATCAGCAACCCGACGTAGATCACCGGGCGTCGGCCAATACGATCACTGAGCATACCGAAGGGAATTTGCAGCACAGCCTGGGTCAAACCATAGGCACCGATGGCCAGGCCGATCAGCGCGGGGGTACTGCCCGCCAGATCCATGCCGTAGGTGGCCAGCACCGGCAGCACCATGAACATGCCCAGCATACGAAACGCGAACACCATAGCCAGGCCGCCGGCCGCGCGGGTCTCGCTACTACTCATGCGCTCGCTGTGCGAATCGTGCATCGAATAAACCCTGAGGAAATCAGCCGGCGATTCTAGCAGCCGCCATCGTTTCGGCACAGGCGCACACTTTGCCGCAGGGCAGCAGCAAGCCCTATACTCGACCGTTTTCCGCCCGCCCAGCGAGGCCGTTGTAGGGAGCCTGTAAAAGCGTTAGCGAGGCAGCTAGCGCAAGGCGAAAGCAGGCGAAGAATGCACTGGGCCCGCATCCGGGTTTACGAGCTGTAAATGAGCATTCTGAGCCGGCTTTCAACGCAGCGCTTGCAACGCAGATAGCTTTTAGAGGTTCCCTAAGTGGACAAGATTCTGATTCGTGGGGCCCGTACCCACAACCTGAAGAACATCGACCTGACCCTGCCGCGTGACAAGCTGATCGTGATCACCGGCCTGTCCGGTTCCGGCAAGTCTTCCCTGGCCTTCGACACGCTGTACGCCGAAGGCCAGCGCCGTTATGTCGAATCGCTGTCGGCTTACGCCCGGCAGTTCCTGTCGATGATGGAAAAGCCCGATGTCGACACCATCGAAGGCCTGTCACCGGCGATTTCCATCGAACAGAAATCCACCTCGCACAACCCGCGCTCGACCGTCGGCACCATCACCGAAATCTACGATTACCTGCGCCTGCTCTATGCCCGCGCCGGTATTCCGCGCTGCCCGGATCACGATGTGCCCCTGGAGGCGCAGACCGTCAGCCAGATGGTCGACCAGGTGCTGGCCCTGCCGGAAGGCCGCAAGCTAATGCTGCTGGCCCCGGTGATCCGCGAGCGCAAGGGCGAGCATCTGTCGGTATTCGAGGAGCTGCGGGCGCAGGGCTTCGTCCGTGCCCGCGTCAACGGCAAGCTGTTCGAACTGGACGAGCTGCCCAAGCTGGACAAACAGAAGAAGCACTCCATCGACGTGGTGGTGGATCGCTTCAAGGTCCGTGAAGACCTGCAGCAACGGCTGGCCGAGTCGTTCGAGACTGCGCTCGGGCTGGCCGACGGCATCGCTCTGATCGCCCCCATGGATGATGAGCCAGGCGAAGAGATCATCTTCTCCGCGCGCTTCGCCTGCCCGCACTGCGGCCACTCGATCAGCGAGCTGGAACCCAAGCTGTTCTCCTTCAACAACCCGGCCGGCGCCTGCCCAACCTGCGACGGACTGGGCGTGAAGCAGTTCTTCGACGGCAAGCGCCTGGTCAATGGCGAGCTGACCCTGGCCGAAGGCGCCATACGCGGCTGGGACAGGCGCAATGTCTACTACTTCCAGATGCTCGGCTCACTGGCCGCGCACTATGGCTTTAGCCTGGAAGAGCCCTTCGACGAATTGGCCACCGAACACCAGAAAGCCATCCTCAGCGGCAGCGGCACGCAGAGCGTCGACTTCAAATACCTCAAT
The genomic region above belongs to Pseudomonas sediminis and contains:
- a CDS encoding single-stranded DNA-binding protein codes for the protein MARGVNKVILVGTCGQDPETRYLPSGNAVTNLSLATSEQWTDKQTGQKVEKTEWHRVALFGKVAEIAGEYLRKGSQVYIEGKLQTREWEKDGIKRYTTEIIVDMQGTMQLLGGRPSGDEGGAPRQSRPAPQREPQHAPRQERPAPQQAQPAPDYDSFDDDIPF
- a CDS encoding MFS transporter produces the protein MHDSHSERMSSSETRAAGGLAMVFAFRMLGMFMVLPVLATYGMDLAGSTPALIGLAIGAYGLTQAVLQIPFGMLSDRIGRRPVIYVGLLIFAAGSVLAANADSIWGVIAGRVLQGAGAISAAVMALLSDLTREQHRTKAMAMIGMSIGLSFAVAMVIGPLLTRAFGLSGLFWATGAMALLGILIVAGIVPKDAGPLQHRESGVAAQALWPTLKHADLLRLDFAILALHAVLMASFVALPLALVEQGGLVKEEHWWVYLTALLIGFFGMVPFIIYGEKKRQMKRVLLGAVSVLLVCELYFAFFGSSLRALVLGIVVFFTAFNLLEASLPSLVSKVAPAGGKGTAMGVYSTSQFLGAALGGILGGWLYQHVGLGGVFIGCAALCAIWLAIAVTMREPPYVTSLRLPLDAAALADVGLVERLRATPGVADAVVVVDEAAIYIKVDTQQVDRTSIERLIASAPGA